GAAAATAAACTTCAGTACCTGTCATATGCAACTGGAACCATGTTAATGTCTATAGCAGTTTGGGAGATATGGCTGTTTCTATTTGGTGTGACTGTGCTGTCAGGATTCTGGAACAGTTCTGATTGTGACCAGTTTTGTCCTTTATAACTGCCGAATCTGGGAACACGttctatataaaagttgtagagattTTCACTAGCTTTTCAGAAAAGTATGGTATGCAGTCAGATGATCATCAGACAGGGAGATATGACGATTTACTGCACTGCTATTTGTGCACCTCGCGAGAAATTTTTAGATTGCCTATATTACTTTTTGTCCTTGTCACGTATCACCTATTTGTTAACTTGTGGATCATTCTTAAGCGTCATATGGATCATGGATAAGTGAAGCTCATGTGGTATGTAAGTTACAGATGGTTGACACCCAGGAGGTCCGCCTCAGGAGGGGGAaacccaccacctccaccactgcCTGCATCAATTGAACAACTCCTTATGATGCAAACACAGCTCATGCAGTAGATGGCGCAGACCATACAAAATAATCAAAATAATCATCCACAGCAGGTTCTTCAAGTCCGGGACAAGCGGGGCGAGTTTTTGAAGGGCCGCCCACCTACCTTCAATCACTCTCCTGACCGGCTGCAAGCCGATGATTGGCTTCGCGCTGTGGAGCGACAGCTTGAGATAGCGCAATGTGATGATCGTGAGAAAGTGTTGTATGCTTCGGGACAGCTCCAAGGGGCAGCTCTCGATTGGTGGGACTCGTTCCAGAATGGTTACCCAAACACCAATCAAATTACTTGGCAAGTGTTTAGAGAAAATTTTCGCTCACATCATGTGCCAGCAGGGCTCATGAGACTCAAGAGGAAGGAATTTCTTGCACTAAAGCAAGGAGGCATGTCA
This is a stretch of genomic DNA from Miscanthus floridulus cultivar M001 unplaced genomic scaffold, ASM1932011v1 fs_587_1_2, whole genome shotgun sequence. It encodes these proteins:
- the LOC136532352 gene encoding uncharacterized protein; the protein is MAQTIQNNQNNHPQQVLQVRDKRGEFLKGRPPTFNHSPDRLQADDWLRAVERQLEIAQCDDREKVLYASGQLQGAALDWWDSFQNGYPNTNQITWQVFRENFRSHHVPAGLMRLKRKEFLALKQGGMSVSEYRDKFTQLSRYAPNDVEADQDKQELFMEGLNDGLQYQLLSQSFANYQQLVDKALVIESKRRDMEAKKRKFQNQQLGSNSRPRFS